One [Clostridium] saccharolyticum WM1 DNA segment encodes these proteins:
- a CDS encoding PTS mannitol transporter subunit IICB yields MKVAGKVLKYYSRVIAECIPLFVTAGLLSVFSAGIFQNEHLYEMSNILSFLVIPVFMGYKAGTMCGGDAGGLAGTLAASAVVMTEPASAMILSAISGGIAGFLCRKGLDRIKHRIPAGFEMLFSNLYLASLGLLAGGAAYVLLIPVAEWLLGFLGNGLSFMIDKGTIPFISFVVEPLKIIFFNNWINHGFFLPLGLEQLKTQGSSILFLLETNPGPGFGILLAHALVYRNMRKPMVSSLIIQSLGGIHEVYFPYVLSDIRLLSAAIAGSIAGNYCFMMSDSGLLGPASPGSIITILIMADKKHWVGIVMGILLSAVVTCLLSCLILSGNRGNPSIDQEKERKAGEMPMKRMEHARIYFVCDVGMGSSAMASALFKKKLRLEGLTGVEVFHVSADRIPSDADAIVCQKDFARFLSGIHTPCFTVDNLTDMSGYKELLNWLMGGG; encoded by the coding sequence ATGAAAGTAGCGGGGAAAGTACTGAAGTATTACAGCAGGGTGATCGCTGAATGCATACCTTTGTTTGTGACAGCAGGGCTGCTGTCAGTCTTTTCGGCAGGCATATTCCAGAATGAGCACCTGTATGAAATGTCTAACATTTTATCTTTTCTGGTGATTCCGGTGTTTATGGGATATAAAGCAGGCACTATGTGCGGCGGGGATGCCGGCGGTTTAGCCGGCACCCTTGCCGCTTCTGCTGTTGTTATGACGGAGCCTGCTTCTGCCATGATCCTGTCTGCCATATCAGGCGGCATCGCCGGTTTCCTCTGCAGGAAGGGGCTGGACCGGATCAAGCACCGGATTCCTGCCGGCTTTGAGATGCTCTTCAGCAACTTATACTTAGCATCTTTAGGGCTGCTTGCAGGAGGCGCTGCCTATGTTTTGCTCATACCGGTGGCGGAATGGCTGCTGGGTTTTTTGGGGAATGGCCTGTCATTTATGATAGACAAGGGAACCATCCCTTTTATCAGCTTTGTGGTAGAGCCGTTAAAAATCATTTTTTTTAATAACTGGATCAATCACGGCTTTTTTCTGCCGCTGGGGCTGGAACAGCTGAAAACCCAGGGGAGTTCCATTTTGTTTCTCCTGGAGACCAATCCGGGTCCGGGATTCGGGATCCTTCTTGCTCATGCCCTGGTTTACCGGAACATGAGAAAACCAATGGTTTCCAGTCTAATTATCCAGTCTCTGGGGGGCATCCATGAAGTTTATTTCCCCTATGTACTGTCAGACATCCGATTATTGTCTGCTGCCATAGCCGGCAGCATTGCGGGAAATTACTGTTTCATGATGTCAGACAGCGGGCTTCTGGGGCCGGCTTCACCCGGGAGCATCATCACGATACTGATTATGGCGGATAAAAAGCATTGGGTGGGGATTGTTATGGGGATCCTTCTCTCCGCTGTGGTAACCTGCCTTTTATCCTGCCTGATCCTGTCGGGGAATAGGGGGAACCCATCCATTGATCAAGAAAAGGAACGGAAGGCCGGGGAGATGCCGATGAAGAGAATGGAACATGCCAGAATTTATTTTGTCTGCGATGTGGGAATGGGCTCCAGTGCCATGGCCAGTGCCCTTTTTAAGAAAAAACTAAGGCTGGAAGGACTGACAGGTGTGGAGGTTTTCCATGTGTCGGCTGACCGGATTCCTTCTGATGCAGATGCCATTGTCTGCCAGAAGGATTTTGCCCGCTTCCTGTCAGGAATTCATACTCCATGCTTTACGGTGGACAATTTAACGGATATGTCTGGCTATAAGGAGCTCCTGAACTGGTTAATGGGAGGTGGATGA
- a CDS encoding PTS mannitol transporter subunit IICB → MKEKVQVFGRFLSGMVMPNIGAFIAWGLITALFIPTGWYPNEAMGALVSPMASMLLPLLIAYTGGSAVYGQRGGVIGAITAMGVIVGSSVPMFIGAMIVGPASAWVIKQFDRKMGGKVPAGFEMLVNNFSLGIIGAILTVIALKGVAPFVEVMNRVMESGVGFFVDHKLLPLASIFIEPAKILFLNNAINHGILSPMGIQQVEEIGKSIFFLLEANPGPGLGVLLAYCLAGKGSAKSSAPGAIIIHFLGGIHEIYFPYILMNPLLLLAVISGGASGIFVFQLLGVGLTSPASPGSILAVLAMTPRGGYFGVLAGVTVAAVVSFLVALPLLRFAGKSGDLDESKDKVQQMKQESKGNQTVDQKTVSGGSVKKIVFACDAGMGSSAMGATVLKKKLAAAGFGTIEVVHSPVSSIPLDAQIVVTHKELKERAAHSSPEAQLVLITNFLAAPEYDQLVESLKSNQANL, encoded by the coding sequence ATGAAAGAGAAGGTACAAGTATTTGGCCGCTTTTTAAGCGGTATGGTAATGCCTAATATCGGTGCATTTATTGCATGGGGACTGATTACGGCATTGTTTATTCCAACGGGCTGGTATCCCAATGAAGCCATGGGAGCTTTGGTTTCACCTATGGCCAGCATGCTGCTGCCGCTTTTGATCGCCTATACAGGCGGTTCGGCTGTATACGGCCAGCGGGGCGGCGTGATCGGCGCAATCACAGCGATGGGCGTGATCGTTGGTTCCAGTGTTCCCATGTTTATCGGGGCAATGATCGTGGGACCTGCCAGTGCCTGGGTGATTAAGCAGTTCGACCGCAAAATGGGGGGAAAGGTCCCTGCCGGCTTTGAGATGCTGGTTAATAATTTTTCTCTGGGCATCATCGGTGCCATCTTAACGGTTATCGCCTTAAAGGGAGTTGCGCCTTTTGTAGAGGTTATGAACCGGGTGATGGAATCAGGAGTTGGGTTCTTTGTGGATCATAAGCTGCTGCCTTTGGCAAGCATCTTTATTGAGCCTGCCAAAATCCTGTTCTTAAACAATGCCATCAACCATGGGATCCTTTCTCCTATGGGAATCCAGCAGGTTGAGGAAATCGGAAAATCCATCTTTTTCCTTCTGGAAGCAAATCCAGGGCCTGGACTGGGAGTTTTACTGGCTTATTGTCTTGCTGGGAAAGGATCTGCCAAAAGTTCGGCACCTGGCGCAATCATCATTCACTTTTTAGGTGGAATCCATGAGATTTATTTCCCCTACATCCTGATGAACCCACTTTTGCTTCTGGCGGTTATTTCAGGCGGAGCCAGCGGAATCTTTGTGTTCCAGCTCCTTGGTGTGGGCCTGACCTCACCGGCATCTCCCGGAAGCATTCTGGCTGTTCTTGCAATGACGCCTAGAGGAGGATACTTTGGTGTGCTGGCAGGTGTTACGGTAGCAGCCGTTGTTTCCTTCCTTGTGGCACTTCCTCTGCTGCGGTTTGCAGGTAAAAGCGGAGATCTGGATGAATCGAAGGATAAAGTTCAGCAGATGAAGCAGGAGTCCAAAGGAAATCAGACAGTGGATCAGAAAACGGTATCTGGTGGGAGTGTTAAAAAAATCGTGTTTGCCTGTGATGCAGGTATGGGTTCCAGCGCTATGGGCGCTACCGTATTGAAAAAAAAGCTGGCAGCAGCAGGTTTCGGAACTATTGAAGTGGTTCACTCACCGGTTTCCTCAATTCCATTGGATGCCCAGATTGTGGTGACTCATAAGGAATTGAAGGAACGTGCGGCTCACAGCAGTCCCGAGGCACAACTGGTTTTGATCACCAATTTCCTGGCAGCTCCGGAATATGACCAGCTTGTGGAATCGTTAAAAAGCAATCAGGCAAATTTATAG